The Marinobacter sp. MDS2 genome includes a region encoding these proteins:
- the aroB gene encoding 3-dehydroquinate synthase, with amino-acid sequence MKELKVDLGERSYPIVIGSGLLGSYDLAPWVSGSQVMIVTNDTVAPLYLEKAKACFPGKQVDVVTLPDGEEHKNWQTLNLIFDGLLENRHTRHTTIAALGGGVVGDMAGFAAACYQRGVPFIQIPTTLLSQVDSSVGGKTGINHPLGKNMVGAFHQPQAVLIDTDTLATLPAQEVSAGLAEVIKYGLIRTPEFLGWLEDNIEALRALDTEALGEAIYRSCECKAEVVSLDEKEGGLRAILNLGHTFGHAIETFAGYGNWLHGEAVGTGMMMAADLSVREGHISEADKDRADALIRSAGLPDKAPEGMTEDDFMRLMAVDKKNVDGQIRLVLMRALGDAWVTADYKSENLRATLQAFIG; translated from the coding sequence CTGAAAGAACTCAAAGTTGATCTTGGTGAGCGCAGCTACCCCATTGTGATTGGATCGGGACTGCTGGGTTCATACGACCTGGCTCCATGGGTGAGCGGCAGTCAGGTGATGATTGTCACCAACGACACGGTCGCGCCGTTGTATTTGGAAAAAGCGAAGGCGTGTTTCCCGGGAAAACAGGTTGATGTGGTCACGCTGCCGGATGGCGAAGAACATAAAAACTGGCAGACGCTGAATCTTATCTTCGACGGTTTGCTGGAAAATCGCCACACCCGTCATACGACCATTGCGGCGCTGGGTGGCGGCGTGGTGGGAGATATGGCAGGGTTTGCGGCGGCGTGTTACCAGCGTGGTGTACCGTTCATTCAGATTCCGACCACACTGTTGTCGCAGGTGGATTCATCCGTCGGCGGTAAAACCGGCATCAACCATCCTCTCGGCAAGAATATGGTGGGAGCTTTCCATCAGCCGCAAGCCGTGCTGATTGATACCGATACACTTGCAACCCTTCCTGCCCAAGAAGTGTCTGCGGGACTTGCTGAGGTGATTAAATACGGTTTGATTCGCACCCCTGAATTCCTGGGCTGGCTCGAAGATAATATCGAAGCTCTTCGCGCACTTGATACCGAAGCTCTGGGTGAAGCCATATACCGTTCCTGTGAGTGTAAGGCGGAAGTGGTTTCCTTGGACGAGAAAGAAGGAGGTCTGCGCGCCATTCTTAACCTGGGCCATACCTTTGGCCATGCGATCGAAACGTTTGCAGGATACGGCAATTGGTTGCACGGTGAGGCGGTTGGAACTGGTATGATGATGGCGGCCGATTTGTCTGTGCGCGAAGGGCATATTAGCGAAGCAGATAAAGATCGTGCGGATGCCTTGATTCGTAGCGCCGGTCTGCCAGACAAAGCACCAGAAGGAATGACAGAAGACGACTTCATGCGCCTGATGGCTGTGGATAAGAAAAACGTTGATGGCCAGATCCGTTTGGTACTCATGCGCGCATTGGGCGACGCTTGGGTAACCGCAGACTACAAATCCGAGAATTTGCGTGCGACCTTGCAAGCGTTTATCGGTTAA
- the aroK gene encoding shikimate kinase AroK, translating into MSLPKRVVLVGPMGAGKSTIGRLLARELGYRFMDSDRVIEERCGANIPWIFDVEGEGGFRQRETAMLDEMTAETEVVLATGGGAVMRPENHPLLRKDAVVVYLKTSIEQQVERTRKDRNRPLLQNDDPEGVLRKLFAIRDPLYTQLADIVMYTDRKSPRLVVRQLVNRISPKTPRHRRQRRKEGRQHVQGTERTQS; encoded by the coding sequence ATGTCTTTGCCCAAACGCGTTGTTCTGGTTGGGCCCATGGGGGCCGGAAAAAGCACTATCGGCCGTTTGCTTGCCAGAGAGCTTGGTTATCGTTTTATGGATTCGGACCGGGTTATCGAAGAGCGGTGTGGGGCAAATATCCCGTGGATATTCGATGTCGAAGGTGAAGGCGGCTTCCGGCAAAGAGAAACCGCCATGCTCGACGAGATGACAGCCGAAACCGAAGTGGTTTTGGCAACAGGGGGTGGTGCCGTGATGCGCCCGGAAAACCATCCGTTACTGCGAAAAGACGCAGTGGTTGTTTATCTGAAAACCTCCATAGAGCAGCAAGTAGAGCGAACAAGAAAGGATCGCAATCGTCCCCTTCTACAAAATGATGATCCTGAAGGGGTGTTGCGAAAGCTGTTTGCGATCCGGGACCCCCTGTATACCCAATTAGCCGATATAGTGATGTACACCGACCGAAAAAGCCCACGGCTCGTGGTTCGGCAGTTGGTGAACAGGATCAGTCCGAAAACCCCAAGGCATAGAAGGCAAAGGCGGAAGGAAGGTCGTCAGCATGTACAAGGTACTGAAAGAACTCAAAGTTGA
- the pilQ gene encoding type IV pilus secretin PilQ family protein, translating into MFKKLNVSVGIIAVGLWSSLASAVTLQDVTFSSLPGERLEVTMEFDGTPPEPTGYTIERPARITVDLKDTTSAINKRSIPLGSGNAQSVTVVETKDRTRLIFNLIELVPHETTRNNNSLVMTIGGGAVSSSSVASAPSTQQTSVSAPSGANALAGIDFRRGKAGEGRVIVDLGSSSSAVNLTELGGRIRLTMPGLDVPVDLRRRLDVTDFATPVTRIDTFMEDGNAVVEIRPEGDYDYIAYQSGREFTVSVEEISQEEAETRREEKFPYSGEKLSLNFQDIEVRSVLQLIADFTGLNLVASDTVGGSITLRLQNVPWDQALDLILKTKGLDKRQIGNVLLVAPAEEIAAREKLELETNKQIAELAPVRLDIIQVNYAKADEIVSLIQADAELISSRGFVSSDKRTNTITVRETADKLEEIRRLVSTWDVPVRQVSIEARIVRAQTNVAEDLGVRWGGAAYDVSGNDVVTVGGSLGTLSEARDAASGGSNTISFPGALGVDLGVTGEGASSFAIGWGSDDFLVDLELSALESDGRAEVVSQPRVVTADRQSASIKSGEEIPYQEASSSGATSVSFKEAVLSLEVTPQITPDDKIIMDLIVNQDSRGEVTAGIPSINTNEVTTQVLVANGETVVLGGIFQSEVATQTTKTPFLGDIPYLGRLFKRTEHVDERSELLIFITPKIIKSDLIQ; encoded by the coding sequence ATGTTCAAAAAACTAAATGTCTCCGTAGGTATTATCGCCGTGGGGTTATGGAGCAGCCTGGCCAGCGCGGTCACGCTGCAGGACGTCACGTTTTCGTCGCTGCCGGGTGAGCGCTTGGAAGTGACCATGGAATTCGACGGTACACCACCGGAGCCGACCGGCTACACCATCGAGCGGCCGGCACGTATTACCGTTGACCTGAAAGATACGACGAGTGCGATCAATAAACGCAGCATTCCGTTGGGGTCGGGCAATGCCCAGAGTGTGACCGTTGTGGAAACCAAGGATCGCACCCGTTTGATCTTCAATTTGATTGAGTTGGTTCCACACGAGACGACTCGTAACAACAACTCGCTGGTGATGACCATCGGTGGTGGCGCAGTGTCATCGTCATCGGTAGCGTCGGCACCCAGCACGCAACAAACGAGTGTTTCTGCACCGTCAGGAGCAAACGCTCTGGCCGGTATAGATTTTCGTCGAGGCAAGGCTGGCGAAGGGCGTGTGATTGTCGATCTGGGCAGCAGTTCCTCGGCCGTCAACCTGACCGAGCTGGGTGGCCGTATTCGCCTGACCATGCCGGGTCTTGATGTTCCCGTTGATTTGCGCCGCCGTCTGGACGTGACGGATTTTGCAACGCCGGTCACTCGCATCGATACCTTTATGGAAGATGGTAATGCAGTTGTCGAAATTCGCCCGGAAGGGGATTACGACTACATCGCCTACCAGTCTGGCCGCGAGTTCACGGTTAGCGTGGAAGAGATTTCTCAGGAAGAAGCAGAAACGCGTCGCGAAGAGAAGTTCCCGTATTCTGGCGAGAAACTGTCGCTCAACTTCCAGGACATCGAGGTTCGTTCGGTGCTGCAGCTGATCGCTGACTTCACAGGCTTGAACCTGGTGGCCAGTGACACCGTGGGCGGTAGCATTACGCTGCGCCTGCAGAACGTGCCCTGGGATCAGGCGCTGGATCTGATTTTGAAGACTAAAGGTCTGGATAAGCGTCAGATTGGTAACGTGCTGTTGGTCGCGCCCGCTGAAGAAATCGCGGCTCGTGAGAAGCTGGAACTGGAAACCAATAAGCAGATTGCTGAGCTGGCGCCGGTTCGACTGGATATTATTCAGGTCAACTACGCGAAGGCTGATGAAATTGTGAGTCTCATCCAGGCTGACGCAGAATTGATTTCCTCGCGAGGCTTCGTGTCCTCGGATAAACGCACCAACACCATTACGGTTCGTGAAACCGCGGACAAGCTCGAAGAAATTCGTCGCTTGGTAAGCACCTGGGACGTTCCGGTGCGTCAGGTTTCTATTGAGGCTCGAATTGTCCGCGCGCAGACCAACGTAGCTGAAGACCTGGGCGTTCGTTGGGGTGGCGCAGCCTATGATGTGAGTGGCAACGATGTAGTGACCGTTGGTGGCTCATTGGGAACGCTCAGCGAAGCGCGTGATGCCGCAAGTGGCGGCAGTAACACGATTTCGTTCCCGGGTGCTTTGGGTGTGGATCTGGGTGTCACCGGAGAGGGCGCCTCTTCTTTCGCCATCGGCTGGGGTAGTGATGACTTCCTGGTGGATCTTGAGCTTTCAGCGCTCGAAAGTGATGGTCGTGCCGAAGTGGTTTCACAGCCGCGCGTTGTGACGGCTGATCGCCAGAGCGCATCGATCAAGTCCGGTGAAGAAATTCCTTATCAGGAAGCCTCTTCAAGTGGTGCTACGTCTGTGTCGTTCAAGGAAGCCGTGCTTTCTTTGGAAGTAACGCCGCAGATTACGCCGGATGACAAGATCATTATGGATCTGATCGTGAATCAGGATTCTCGTGGTGAGGTGACGGCAGGTATTCCGTCGATCAATACCAACGAAGTCACGACCCAGGTTCTGGTCGCGAACGGTGAAACCGTGGTGCTTGGTGGTATCTTCCAGTCAGAAGTTGCTACTCAAACAACCAAGACGCCGTTCCTGGGCGACATCCCATACCTGGGTCGTTTGTTCAAGCGCACTGAGCATGTAGACGAGCGCAGTGAGTTGCTGATCTTTATCACACCGAAGATCATCAAGAGCGATCTGATCCAGTAA
- a CDS encoding pilus assembly protein PilP gives MAKKHAGKAWLGVCLASLLTACSQGNGFSDLDKFMADTRAKPRGHVEPLPEFKAYEAFSYSAADRRAPFEPPVDVQLTMVDEKPITDVEPDLDRPREVLENFDLKSLSMVGTLEGAGGTLYALVRDGASGIHRVRVGNYMGQNYGRIVGVSETRIELIEIVPNGRGGWVERPRSLSLDEGSGAAG, from the coding sequence ATGGCAAAGAAGCATGCAGGAAAAGCCTGGCTGGGTGTGTGTCTGGCGTCGTTACTGACGGCTTGTTCCCAGGGAAACGGCTTCTCGGATTTGGACAAGTTTATGGCGGATACCCGGGCGAAACCCCGGGGGCACGTAGAGCCCTTGCCAGAGTTCAAGGCCTACGAGGCCTTCAGTTATTCGGCGGCAGATCGTCGAGCGCCGTTTGAACCGCCCGTCGATGTTCAGCTCACTATGGTGGATGAAAAGCCGATCACCGATGTGGAGCCGGATCTTGATCGCCCAAGAGAGGTGCTTGAAAACTTCGATCTGAAATCGCTGAGCATGGTGGGAACCTTGGAAGGCGCCGGTGGTACCCTATATGCCTTAGTGCGGGATGGTGCATCTGGCATTCATCGAGTGCGGGTTGGTAACTACATGGGGCAAAACTATGGCCGCATCGTAGGTGTCAGTGAAACGCGCATCGAATTGATTGAAATCGTTCCGAATGGCCGGGGTGGATGGGTTGAACGCCCCCGCTCCTTGTCTTTGGATGAGGGCTCGGGAGCGGCAGGATGA
- a CDS encoding type 4a pilus biogenesis protein PilO, whose protein sequence is MSLADSLKSLNEFDINDLDVNNAGIWPAPIKAIVFLLVFGLILGGGYWFFIKDQYAQLDRVERKEQELKQTYEQKAYRVANLEVFKAQMVEMEETFGALVRQLPSETEVPGLLEDITNTALGSGLSLQEVKLQPERQRDFYSELPINVRVSGSYHELASFVSSVASLPRIVTLHDLTIKPIGGNGEQLDMQVVARTYRYRAGE, encoded by the coding sequence ATGAGCCTCGCGGACTCACTGAAAAGTCTTAATGAATTCGATATCAATGATCTGGATGTCAACAATGCAGGCATTTGGCCGGCACCGATCAAGGCGATCGTATTCCTCTTGGTGTTTGGCTTGATTCTGGGCGGTGGGTATTGGTTCTTCATCAAAGATCAGTATGCCCAACTGGACCGGGTTGAGAGAAAAGAACAAGAGCTGAAGCAAACATACGAGCAGAAAGCCTATCGGGTAGCGAACCTGGAGGTCTTTAAAGCTCAGATGGTCGAAATGGAAGAGACCTTTGGAGCACTGGTGCGCCAGCTGCCAAGTGAAACCGAGGTGCCGGGCTTGTTGGAAGATATCACCAATACCGCTCTGGGCAGTGGTCTGAGCTTGCAGGAAGTGAAACTGCAACCCGAGCGCCAAAGAGATTTTTACTCTGAACTTCCTATTAATGTGCGGGTTTCAGGTTCGTATCACGAGCTGGCCTCGTTCGTCAGCAGCGTGGCAAGTTTGCCGCGCATCGTTACGCTGCACGATTTGACTATCAAACCAATCGGTGGAAACGGTGAACAACTTGATATGCAGGTTGTCGCTCGTACCTACCGTTACCGGGCTGGAGAGTAA
- a CDS encoding PilN domain-containing protein — protein MAKINLRPWREELRAEKQKQFVVMMLGAVIIAAGLVFLWKTDTDNRIAYQQSRNAYIETATKQLDKQIKEIENLKRQRDELLARMKVIQDLQGKRPVIVRVFDELVRTLPDGLFFTDLKKTGERLDIVGMAESNSRISNLMRQFDESEWFTGPNLTNVAAADNRRAGYSQFNLSVQQKTPEPEGEDK, from the coding sequence ATGGCAAAAATTAACCTCAGGCCCTGGCGCGAAGAGCTGCGCGCAGAAAAGCAGAAACAGTTTGTGGTGATGATGTTGGGCGCGGTGATTATTGCGGCGGGTTTAGTGTTCTTGTGGAAAACCGATACGGACAACCGAATCGCTTACCAGCAATCTCGCAACGCTTACATCGAAACTGCAACGAAGCAGCTGGATAAGCAGATTAAAGAAATTGAGAACCTCAAGCGACAGCGCGACGAATTGCTCGCCCGGATGAAGGTCATTCAAGATTTGCAGGGTAAGCGCCCGGTCATTGTTCGGGTGTTTGACGAGTTGGTTCGCACGCTTCCCGATGGGTTGTTCTTCACCGACCTTAAGAAGACCGGTGAACGCCTGGATATCGTTGGCATGGCAGAGTCCAACAGCCGCATTTCTAACCTGATGCGTCAGTTCGACGAATCCGAGTGGTTTACGGGGCCAAACCTGACCAACGTTGCTGCTGCAGACAATCGCCGTGCTGGCTACAGTCAGTTCAATCTATCGGTTCAGCAGAAAACGCCAGAGCCCGAAGGGGAGGATAAATAA
- a CDS encoding pilus assembly protein PilM, whose amino-acid sequence MFGLIGKKSSSVLGVDVSSSSAKLLELSKQGDRYRVESYAVEPLPANAVVEKNITDVEAVGEVLKRVASKSRTSVKQVAVAVSGSAVITKVIQMDSGLNEFEMEDQIALEADQYIPYPLDEVAIDFEVQGPSESNPDQVDVLLAACRKENVDVREDALEIAGLNAKVVDVEAYALERAYELIEPQLDSQGEELVVAIMDIGATMTTLSVLAEGKTVYTREQIFGGKQLTEEIQRRYGLSTEEAGLAKKQGGLPDDYETEVLNPFREAVVQQVARALQFFFGASQYNAVDYVVLAGGTASIQGLTEMVEEKTGTPTLVANPFADMAVGSRVNASSLSNDAPSLMIACGLAMRSFD is encoded by the coding sequence GTGTTCGGATTGATAGGAAAAAAATCCAGTTCTGTTCTTGGGGTTGATGTCAGCTCCAGTTCAGCAAAACTCCTCGAACTGTCAAAGCAGGGCGACCGTTACAGGGTCGAAAGCTACGCTGTTGAGCCCCTTCCGGCCAACGCAGTTGTCGAGAAAAACATTACAGACGTAGAGGCGGTGGGCGAAGTGCTCAAGCGTGTCGCGTCCAAGTCCCGCACCAGTGTCAAACAGGTGGCTGTTGCAGTCTCCGGTTCGGCGGTCATTACCAAGGTGATTCAAATGGATTCGGGTCTCAACGAGTTTGAGATGGAAGACCAGATTGCTTTGGAAGCGGATCAATACATCCCATACCCCCTTGATGAAGTGGCGATCGATTTCGAAGTGCAGGGGCCTTCCGAGAGTAATCCGGATCAGGTCGATGTGCTGCTCGCTGCTTGCCGAAAAGAAAACGTTGACGTTCGCGAAGATGCTCTCGAAATAGCAGGGCTGAACGCGAAGGTGGTTGACGTTGAAGCCTATGCGCTTGAGCGGGCCTACGAGCTGATTGAGCCACAACTGGATTCTCAGGGTGAAGAGTTGGTGGTGGCGATCATGGATATCGGGGCCACCATGACCACGCTGAGTGTTCTCGCAGAAGGTAAAACGGTTTATACCCGGGAGCAGATCTTTGGGGGTAAGCAGCTTACTGAGGAAATTCAGCGCCGGTATGGTTTGTCCACAGAAGAAGCCGGCCTGGCTAAAAAGCAAGGTGGTTTGCCGGATGATTACGAAACCGAAGTGCTAAATCCATTCCGGGAAGCGGTTGTCCAGCAGGTGGCACGTGCGCTGCAGTTTTTCTTCGGTGCCAGCCAATACAACGCAGTGGATTACGTGGTGCTTGCCGGTGGTACAGCTTCGATTCAGGGGCTTACCGAAATGGTCGAAGAAAAAACAGGGACGCCTACGCTGGTTGCGAACCCGTTCGCGGATATGGCAGTGGGCTCCCGGGTGAATGCATCCTCGCTGAGCAATGATGCTCCATCGTTGATGATTGCCTGTGGACTGGCAATGAGGAGTTTCGACTGA
- a CDS encoding penicillin-binding protein 1A: protein MSHLMRTSRVFAWIILTGLSVAVILSASLYLYLRPSLPPVEQLLDVKLQTPLRVYSHDNKLIAEFGEKRRTPVTIEQIPTLQLQAFLAAEDARFYEHFGVDIKGLTRAAIELVSTGSIQSGGSTITMQVAKNYFLSRDRTFIRKFSEILLAIQIERELSKEKIFELYLNKIYLGNRAYGIAAAAQVYYDKPVNELSLAQMAMLAGLPKAPSAYNPIADPERALVRRNWILGRMEDLGFITRDARELASGAPITASYNARDTDVDADYVAEMARSEMVRRFGDTAYTDGYSVTLTVDSLKQQTATDTLRAGLENYDRRHGFRGAIAQVDIDGLTPAELSGELANYPSVESLLPAIVTAIDDKSGEVQTHTRALGPTTMAFETMKWARKHRTQSLTGPEPKKPSDVVSVGDVIYVKALESAQTSEDTISVAQNVALAQVPDVEGALISLNAKTGAIEALTGGYSFGQSKYNRATQAKRQPGSTFKPFLYLAALENGRTPATIYNDAPIVLNNADLEGSWRPQNASGQFYGPTTLRKGLYRSRNLVSIRLLRDLGIRTTLDYLEQLKIPTDNMPANLSLSLGSGLLTPMELARGFAIIANGGYDVQPYLIESIRESNGTVIYQAPETILCDHNCDALEAQNSPAKADNTVADEVAPETDGITLPASRNSESPRIMRKLADTRSIYIMHSIMQDVIQQGTGRRARALGRSDLAGKTGTTNEQKDTWFAGYNHSMATTVYVGFDQPAPLGRGEYGASTALPIWVDYMKVALADTPASVMPRPNGLANIRINPETGERAHPNEEGVFELFKEENVPAPLTADELGNPSGSAPESFSRQIF from the coding sequence ATGTCTCATTTGATGCGTACATCTCGTGTTTTCGCCTGGATCATTCTTACCGGCCTGAGTGTCGCTGTCATTTTGTCTGCAAGCTTGTACCTGTATTTACGACCAAGCCTGCCTCCGGTCGAACAACTTCTCGACGTCAAACTGCAAACGCCTCTGCGGGTGTACAGCCATGACAACAAATTAATAGCAGAATTCGGCGAAAAGAGAAGGACGCCGGTCACAATCGAACAGATCCCTACACTTCAGTTACAAGCCTTTCTGGCTGCGGAAGACGCTCGTTTTTACGAACACTTCGGGGTGGACATCAAAGGCCTGACACGGGCTGCGATCGAACTGGTCTCCACCGGATCGATTCAATCCGGGGGCAGCACCATCACCATGCAGGTTGCAAAAAATTACTTTTTGTCACGCGACCGGACCTTCATTCGCAAGTTCAGCGAAATACTTCTGGCCATTCAAATCGAGCGCGAACTGAGCAAAGAGAAAATTTTCGAGCTGTACCTGAACAAGATCTATCTGGGCAACCGCGCATACGGCATAGCGGCCGCCGCCCAGGTGTATTACGACAAACCGGTTAATGAACTCTCTCTGGCCCAAATGGCCATGCTGGCCGGTCTGCCAAAGGCTCCATCCGCCTACAACCCGATCGCCGACCCGGAACGCGCACTCGTGCGCCGCAACTGGATACTCGGACGCATGGAAGACCTGGGATTCATAACCAGAGACGCTCGCGAACTGGCCTCTGGCGCGCCCATTACGGCCAGCTACAACGCCCGAGATACAGACGTCGATGCTGACTATGTTGCCGAAATGGCCCGCTCTGAAATGGTTCGCAGATTCGGCGACACGGCCTACACCGACGGCTACAGCGTCACTCTGACCGTTGACAGCCTGAAGCAGCAGACCGCCACCGACACGTTACGAGCCGGGCTCGAAAATTACGATCGCCGCCACGGCTTCCGCGGCGCCATCGCGCAGGTCGACATTGACGGCCTCACACCCGCCGAACTATCAGGAGAGCTTGCCAACTACCCCAGTGTGGAAAGCTTGCTACCAGCGATTGTGACGGCAATTGACGACAAGAGCGGAGAGGTTCAAACCCACACCCGTGCGCTGGGCCCCACCACCATGGCATTTGAAACCATGAAGTGGGCACGCAAACACCGCACCCAAAGCCTGACCGGCCCGGAACCCAAGAAACCTTCGGATGTTGTAAGCGTTGGCGATGTCATATATGTCAAAGCACTCGAATCGGCGCAAACCTCCGAAGACACGATATCTGTCGCACAAAACGTTGCTCTGGCACAGGTGCCCGATGTTGAAGGCGCCCTGATTTCCCTGAACGCAAAAACCGGTGCTATTGAAGCCCTTACCGGCGGTTACAGCTTCGGGCAAAGCAAATACAACCGCGCGACTCAGGCAAAGCGGCAGCCGGGCTCCACGTTCAAGCCGTTTTTGTATCTGGCAGCACTGGAGAACGGGCGCACCCCCGCCACCATCTACAATGACGCACCGATTGTACTCAACAACGCAGACCTGGAGGGTTCATGGCGCCCTCAGAACGCGTCCGGCCAGTTCTACGGGCCAACAACCTTGCGCAAAGGCCTGTACCGCTCGCGCAACCTGGTATCCATTCGGTTATTACGCGATTTGGGCATCCGCACCACGCTGGACTACTTGGAACAGCTCAAAATCCCTACTGACAACATGCCTGCAAACTTGTCATTGTCGTTGGGAAGCGGCCTGCTTACCCCCATGGAACTCGCGCGCGGCTTTGCGATCATCGCCAACGGCGGTTATGACGTTCAACCCTATTTGATCGAAAGCATTCGTGAATCCAATGGCACGGTGATTTACCAAGCACCTGAAACCATTCTCTGCGACCATAATTGCGACGCACTTGAGGCGCAAAACAGCCCGGCGAAAGCAGATAACACTGTAGCCGACGAAGTAGCACCGGAAACCGACGGCATCACCCTCCCTGCGTCCCGAAATTCCGAAAGCCCCCGCATCATGCGCAAACTGGCAGATACCCGCTCGATTTACATCATGCATTCCATCATGCAAGACGTAATTCAACAGGGCACAGGGCGTCGCGCCAGAGCGCTGGGGCGAAGCGATCTAGCCGGCAAAACCGGCACCACCAACGAGCAGAAAGATACCTGGTTCGCCGGTTACAACCACAGCATGGCGACAACGGTTTATGTCGGTTTTGATCAGCCGGCACCACTGGGGCGCGGAGAATACGGCGCCAGCACCGCACTGCCCATCTGGGTTGATTATATGAAGGTTGCGCTGGCGGACACGCCAGCTTCAGTGATGCCCCGCCCCAATGGCCTGGCCAACATTCGCATCAACCCGGAAACCGGCGAGCGTGCTCACCCCAATGAGGAAGGGGTATTTGAGCTCTTCAAAGAAGAGAATGTTCCCGCGCCGTTAACCGCTGACGAGCTTGGCAACCCATCCGGCAGCGCGCCGGAAAGCTTCTCCCGGCAGATTTTCTGA
- a CDS encoding malic enzyme-like NAD(P)-binding protein, with amino-acid sequence MSQDLKEAALEYHAKPRPGKLSVEVTKPTQTARDLSLAYSPGVAEPVREIAKDPENAYKYTAKGNLVAVISDGTAILGLGNLGPLASKPVMEGKGVLFKRFAGIDVFDIEVNSESPQAFIETVERIADTFGGINLEDIKAPECFEIERALIEKCNVPIFHDDQHGTAIVTAAGMINALELQGKNIEDAKVVCLGAGAAAIACTKLLISCGARSENIFMLDRKGVIHSGRDDLNQYKAMFANDTDKRTLDDAIDGADVFLGLSGPDLLTAEQLKKMAANPIVFACSNPDPEINHELAMATRDDLIMATGRSDYPNQVNNVLGFPFIFRGALDVRATCINEEMKVAAVNAIRELAKESVPQEICEAYGVDSLEFGKDYIIPKPMDVRLLEVVPAAVARAAVDSGVAGQPYPAHYPLKSMDDII; translated from the coding sequence ATGTCTCAAGATCTGAAAGAAGCAGCCCTTGAATATCACGCCAAACCGCGGCCGGGTAAGCTGAGTGTAGAAGTCACTAAGCCTACTCAAACAGCTCGCGATCTATCTCTGGCGTACAGTCCTGGAGTTGCCGAGCCGGTCCGCGAGATCGCGAAGGACCCCGAGAACGCATACAAATATACCGCCAAGGGTAACCTGGTAGCCGTTATTTCTGACGGTACCGCTATCCTGGGCCTGGGTAACCTCGGTCCTCTGGCGAGTAAGCCGGTAATGGAAGGCAAAGGCGTACTGTTCAAGCGCTTTGCTGGAATTGACGTATTCGATATCGAAGTTAATTCCGAAAGCCCGCAAGCGTTTATTGAAACTGTTGAGCGCATCGCCGACACCTTTGGCGGCATCAACCTGGAAGACATCAAGGCACCTGAGTGCTTTGAAATTGAGCGCGCACTGATTGAAAAGTGCAACGTGCCCATCTTCCACGATGACCAGCATGGTACTGCGATCGTAACTGCAGCTGGCATGATCAATGCCCTTGAGCTGCAGGGCAAAAACATTGAAGACGCGAAAGTTGTTTGCTTGGGCGCTGGCGCAGCCGCCATTGCCTGCACCAAGTTGCTGATCAGCTGTGGTGCTCGCTCTGAGAACATCTTCATGCTCGACCGTAAGGGTGTGATCCACTCTGGTCGTGATGATCTGAACCAGTACAAAGCAATGTTTGCGAACGACACAGACAAGCGCACGCTGGATGACGCTATCGATGGCGCAGACGTATTCCTGGGTCTGTCCGGTCCTGATCTTCTGACAGCTGAACAGCTGAAGAAGATGGCAGCGAACCCAATTGTGTTTGCTTGCTCTAACCCGGATCCGGAAATCAATCACGAGCTGGCTATGGCTACCCGTGATGATCTGATCATGGCTACTGGCCGTTCAGACTACCCGAACCAGGTGAACAACGTGTTGGGCTTCCCGTTCATTTTCCGTGGTGCTTTGGACGTTCGCGCGACCTGCATCAACGAAGAAATGAAAGTGGCGGCGGTAAACGCTATCCGTGAACTGGCAAAAGAGTCGGTTCCCCAGGAAATCTGTGAAGCCTACGGCGTAGACAGCCTGGAATTCGGCAAGGATTACATCATTCCGAAGCCGATGGATGTTCGTTTGCTGGAAGTGGTACCCGCTGCGGTGGCACGCGCTGCTGTGGATTCTGGTGTAGCAGGCCAACCATACCCTGCGCACTACCCGCTGAAGTCTATGGACGACATCATCTAA
- the rpmE gene encoding 50S ribosomal protein L31, translating into MKEGIHPKYEDITATCSCGNVIKTRSTVGHDLQLDVCSQCHPFYTGKQKVMDTGGRIDKFNKRFGGRIGAKKD; encoded by the coding sequence ATGAAAGAAGGTATTCATCCTAAGTACGAAGACATCACTGCTACCTGTTCTTGCGGTAACGTGATCAAGACCCGCTCTACTGTTGGTCACGACCTGCAGCTGGACGTATGCTCCCAGTGCCACCCGTTCTACACTGGTAAGCAGAAGGTTATGGACACCGGTGGTCGTATCGATAAGTTCAACAAGCGTTTCGGCGGTCGTATCGGTGCTAAGAAAGACTGA